The Ornithodoros turicata isolate Travis chromosome 7, ASM3712646v1, whole genome shotgun sequence genome includes a region encoding these proteins:
- the LOC135401416 gene encoding adenylyltransferase and sulfurtransferase MOCS3-like isoform X2, producing MSGNIEGNDELLAKLKAKDEEILHLRTLLAQQNKSNSLNAEKHCCELSKDEVARYSRQILVPEFGVKGQVAARNASVLIVGAGGLGCPSAAYLAAAGIGTIGIVDYDDVEKSNLHRQILHSEAKEALPKADSLVLSLKQLNSQPLYRSHKVLLDSKNAKDIIRDYDIVVDATDNVATRYLLNDACILVGRPLVSGSALRWEGQLTVYGYRGGPCYRCLFPSPPPSDTVTNCSEGGVIGMVPGVIGCLQALEVMKIITGCGAVLSGKLLILDGLSGRVRTIVLRQRSSACALCGDSPSVTDTVDYIQFCGAGPNDKAPSLSILPSEKRISCTELEELRGSKEPFLLLDVRPAAHFEICHLPGSIKRLSDIKETLSKGSLKQAFVVCRRGNDSQRAVQFLQESLGDSVTFRDIVGGLTAWASIVDPKFPIY from the exons ATGAGTGGAAATATTGAAGGAAATGATGAGCTACTAGCCAAACTCAAAGCAAAAGATGAGGAAATATTGCATCTTCGTACACTTTTAGCTCAACAG AACAAGTCTAACTCCCTTAATGCCGAAAAGCACTGCTGCGAGTTGTCAAAAGATGAGGTTGCTCGGTACAGCCGGCAGATACTGGTCCCTGAATTTGGAGTGAAGG GTCAGGTCGCAGCCAGAAATGCATCAGTGCTTATAGTGGGTGCAGGCGGACTGGGCTGCCCCAGTGCAGCTTaccttgctgctgctggcatAG GTACCATTGGAATAGTGGACTATGATGATGTTGAAAAGAGCAACTTACACCGGCAGATCCTGCACTCAGAAGCGAAAGAAGCTCTTCCAAAAGCAGACTCACTTGTGCTTTCCCTGAAGCA ATTGAATTCTCAACCCCTCTACAGAAGTCATAAGGTGCTCTTAGACAGCAAGAATGCCAAAGACATAATTAGAGA CTATGACATTGTAGTCGACGCCACAGACAATGTTGCAACCCGGTATCTCCTGAATGATGCTTGCATACTGGTAGGAAGGCCACTGGTCTCTGGAAGCGCTCTACGTTGGGAAGGTCAG CTCACAGTGTACGGCTACAGAGGTGGGCCTTGTTATCGATGTCTGTTTCCCAGCCCACCTCCTTCAGACACTGTCACAAACTGCTCCGAGGGAGGCGTTATCGGAATGG TTCCTGGAGTTATAGGCTGTCTTCAAGCTCTGGAGGTTATGAAGATTATTACAGGCTGTGGAG CTGTGCTCAGTGGCAAGCTCCTCATACTGGACGGGTTAAGTGGCCGTGTCCGCACGATCGTCCTCCGCCAGCGATCATCCGCGTGTGCCTTGTGTGGAGATTCACCTAGTGTCACAGATACTGTTGACTACATTCAGTTCTGTGGTGCTGGACCAAATGATAAA GCACCATCGCTGTCTATTCTTCCAAGTGAGAAAAGGATCTCTTGTACA GAACTGGAAGAGTTGAGAGGCAGCAAAGAGCCCTTTCTGCTGCTCGACGTGCGACCTGCTGCCCACTTCGAGATTTGCCATCTGCCGGGTAGCATTA AACGGCTGAGTGACATTAAGGAAACGCTGAGCAAGGGAAGCTTAAAGCAAG CTTTTGTAGTCTGTCGGAGGGGTAACGACTCCCAGAGAGCTGTGCAGTTCTTACAGGAGAGCCTCGGTGACAGTGTGACATTTCGGGACATCGTTGGCGGGCTCACAGCTTGGGCAAGCATTGTGGACCCAAAATTTCCAATCTACTGA
- the LOC135401417 gene encoding protein FAM50 homolog, which yields MREIQKKREQQEKQKRQIAALSFRLEDGEEDEEEEKEEEESEEEQNETDEEEDLEEPSIKKKKLGKNPDVDTSFLPDREREEDEKRVREELRMEWVQKQECLKNEDIEVTFSYWDGSGHRRMVKMKKGNSIYQFLQKCLELLRKEFYELRAVTADQLMYVKEDLIIPHHYTFYDFIVTKARGKSGPLFAYDAREDVRLTNDASIEKEESHAGKVLLRTWYERNKHIFPASRWEPYDPTRTYDKYTISDRNK from the exons ATGAGAGAGATTCAGAAGAAAAGGGAACAGCAggaaaaacagaagagacagaTTGCAGCCCTATCTTTCCGCTTGGAGGATGGAGAGGaagacgaggaggaggagaaggaggaggaagaaagTGAGGAAGAGCAAAACGAAACAGACGAAGAGGAGGATCTAGAAGAGCCATCcatcaagaaaaaaaagctgGGGAAGAATCCCGACGTAGACACGAGCTTTCTGCCAGACAGGGAGCGTGAAGAGGACGAGAAGAGGGTTCGAGAGGAGCTCCGTATG GAGTGGGTGCAGAAGCAAGAATGCCTGAAGAACGAGGACATTGAGGTGACCTTCAGCTACTGGGACGGGTCTGGCCATCGACGCATGGTGAAGATGAAGAAAGGCAACAGCATCTACCAGTTTCTACAG AAATGCCTGGAGCTGCTCCGAAAAGAATTCTACGAGCTCCGGGCGGTGACTGCGGATCAGCTGATGTACGTCAAAGAAGACTTAATAATCCCCCATCATTACACGTTTTACGACTTCATCGTGACAAAG GCCAGGGGCAAGAGCGGGCCGCTGTTTGCGTACGACGCGCGCGAAGACGTCCGACTCACGAACGACGCTTCGATAGAAAAAGAGGAATCCCACGCGGGCAAGGTGTTGCTCCGAACTTGGTACGAACGCAACAAGCACATCTTCCCGGCGTCCCGCTGGGAACCCTACGATCCCACACGGACCTACGATAAGTACACCATCTCTGATCGGAACAAGTGA
- the LOC135401416 gene encoding adenylyltransferase and sulfurtransferase MOCS3-like isoform X1, with amino-acid sequence MSGNIEGNDELLAKLKAKDEEILHLRTLLAQQNKSNSLNAEKHCCELSKDEVARYSRQILVPEFGVKGQVAARNASVLIVGAGGLGCPSAAYLAAAGIGTIGIVDYDDVEKSNLHRQILHSEAKEALPKADSLVLSLKQLNSQPLYRSHKVLLDSKNAKDIIRDYDIVVDATDNVATRYLLNDACILVGRPLVSGSALRWEGQLTVYGYRGGPCYRCLFPSPPPSDTVTNCSEGGVIGMVPGVIGCLQALEVMKIITGCGAVLSGKLLILDGLSGRVRTIVLRQRSSACALCGDSPSVTDTVDYIQFCGAGPNDKAPSLSILPSEKRISCTELEELRGSKEPFLLLDVRPAAHFEICHLPGSINVPIDVIPERLSDIKETLSKGSLKQAFVVCRRGNDSQRAVQFLQESLGDSVTFRDIVGGLTAWASIVDPKFPIY; translated from the exons ATGAGTGGAAATATTGAAGGAAATGATGAGCTACTAGCCAAACTCAAAGCAAAAGATGAGGAAATATTGCATCTTCGTACACTTTTAGCTCAACAG AACAAGTCTAACTCCCTTAATGCCGAAAAGCACTGCTGCGAGTTGTCAAAAGATGAGGTTGCTCGGTACAGCCGGCAGATACTGGTCCCTGAATTTGGAGTGAAGG GTCAGGTCGCAGCCAGAAATGCATCAGTGCTTATAGTGGGTGCAGGCGGACTGGGCTGCCCCAGTGCAGCTTaccttgctgctgctggcatAG GTACCATTGGAATAGTGGACTATGATGATGTTGAAAAGAGCAACTTACACCGGCAGATCCTGCACTCAGAAGCGAAAGAAGCTCTTCCAAAAGCAGACTCACTTGTGCTTTCCCTGAAGCA ATTGAATTCTCAACCCCTCTACAGAAGTCATAAGGTGCTCTTAGACAGCAAGAATGCCAAAGACATAATTAGAGA CTATGACATTGTAGTCGACGCCACAGACAATGTTGCAACCCGGTATCTCCTGAATGATGCTTGCATACTGGTAGGAAGGCCACTGGTCTCTGGAAGCGCTCTACGTTGGGAAGGTCAG CTCACAGTGTACGGCTACAGAGGTGGGCCTTGTTATCGATGTCTGTTTCCCAGCCCACCTCCTTCAGACACTGTCACAAACTGCTCCGAGGGAGGCGTTATCGGAATGG TTCCTGGAGTTATAGGCTGTCTTCAAGCTCTGGAGGTTATGAAGATTATTACAGGCTGTGGAG CTGTGCTCAGTGGCAAGCTCCTCATACTGGACGGGTTAAGTGGCCGTGTCCGCACGATCGTCCTCCGCCAGCGATCATCCGCGTGTGCCTTGTGTGGAGATTCACCTAGTGTCACAGATACTGTTGACTACATTCAGTTCTGTGGTGCTGGACCAAATGATAAA GCACCATCGCTGTCTATTCTTCCAAGTGAGAAAAGGATCTCTTGTACA GAACTGGAAGAGTTGAGAGGCAGCAAAGAGCCCTTTCTGCTGCTCGACGTGCGACCTGCTGCCCACTTCGAGATTTGCCATCTGCCGGGTAGCATTA ACGTTCCAATCGATGTTATCCCAGAACGGCTGAGTGACATTAAGGAAACGCTGAGCAAGGGAAGCTTAAAGCAAG CTTTTGTAGTCTGTCGGAGGGGTAACGACTCCCAGAGAGCTGTGCAGTTCTTACAGGAGAGCCTCGGTGACAGTGTGACATTTCGGGACATCGTTGGCGGGCTCACAGCTTGGGCAAGCATTGTGGACCCAAAATTTCCAATCTACTGA
- the LOC135400631 gene encoding uncharacterized protein LOC135400631 → MGLLEPENAMYSETGKKEYVQSVKVSGSDHFLLTVLDCDQSTYELTLTNGTDCFQGTVRPDDIALRAELGRCTVSELKSLTHKALTSYNENGEEFAYSLTTREDGTTRLLAWKQRLAEGAARVVGEAVLRRRDYLDGIIQILTATMRIIKHREACLENSRSELERLRAENREALTLLDKSTHMKDQMEQELYSKFVSVLNAKKRRIAQLEEGGGGDDDARTKCSRTTTSADEASTSSKTSQVRSTMDILDDLI, encoded by the coding sequence ATGGGCCTACTCGAGCCCGAAAACGCGATGTATTCGGAAACTGGTAAAAAGGAGTACGTTCAGTCAGTAAAAGTCAGTGGATCCGACCACTTTTTGCTCACTGTGTTGGACTGTGACCAATCTACGTATGAACTGACTCTAACAAACGGCACGGACTGTTTTCAAGGCACAGTAAGACCCGACGACATAGCGCTCCGGGCTGAGTTAGGCCGCTGTACTGTTTCGGAACTAAAGTCACTGACTCACAAGGCCCTTACGAGTTACAACGAAAATGGAGAAGAATTTGCGTATTCTCTAACAACACGAGAGGATGGAACCACCAGGCTTCTCGCTTGGAAGCAGCGACTCGCCGAAGGCGCTGCACGTGTTGTTGGGGAAGCTGTATTACGCAGAAGGGACTACCTGGACGGCATAATTCAGATCCTCACGGCTACGATGCGAATTATAAAGCATCGAGAAGCTTGTCTCGAGAACTCCCGATCGGAACTGGAGCGACTTCGCGCAGAGAACAGGGAGGCTCTTACGCTGCTCGACAAAAGTACTCACATGAAAGACCAAATGGAGCAGGAGCTTTACTCGAAATTTGTCTCGGTTCTCAACGCAAAAAAGCGCCGAATAGCCCAACTGGAGGAGGGCGGCGGCGGCGATGACGACGCTCGCACTAAATGCTCTCGAACCACCACGAGTGCCGACGAGGCCTCGACGTCGTCGAAAACTTCCCAAGTCAGGTCTACGATGGACATTCTTGATGACCTCATCTAG